CCCGCTGCACAACCCGCGGCTGCCCGAGTCGAACGTGGTGGCCCGCCGGTACCGCGCCGGCGGCGGATCGGCCGGCAACGTCGGCGCCGGCCGGATCACCGACGTGCAGTCGCTGCTGCCGGACGGGATCACCGGCGTGGACAACCCGCGCCCGGCCACGCTCGGCGCCGACGAGGAGACCGTCGAGCAGGCCAAACAGCGGGCCCCGCGGGAGTTGCAGAGCAAAGGCCGTGCGGTCACCGCGGACGACTTCGAGCAGCTCGCGATGACCGCGCCGGGCGCCCGGATCCGCCGGGCCCGGGCACTGCCGCTGACCCACCCGCGGTTCCCGGGCGCGCGGGTCCCCGGGACGGTGACCGTGCTGGTGGTGCCGGACGCCGACGGCCCCCGGCCCACGCCGGACGAGACCACGCTGCGGGCCGTCGCCGCGCACCTGGACGCGCACCGCCTGATCACCACCGAGCTGTACGTGTGCCCGCCCACCTACCGCCGGCTGCACGTCGAGGCGGACGTGGTGGTGCTGCCTAACGCCGACCTGGCCCAGGTGAAACGGGACGTGACCGCCCGGCTCGACGCGTTCTTCCACCCGCTGGGCTGGGAGTTCGGCGCGGACGTCTACTACTCCGACGTGGCCCGGACGGTGCTGGACGTGCCCGGGGTGGACCGGATCCGGGACAACGACCTGTTCGTCGTCCTCGACGGCGAACGATACGGGCCGTGCCAGGACGTGGAACTGGGCGCGACGGATCTGCCGTACACCGAGGCACACGAGATCACCGTGAGTTACCGGGAGCGGCAATGAGCGGTGAATTCCTGCTCCTGGACGGCCGGGTGGGCTGGCGACCGGCCGGGCCGCACCCCGACGTGCTCGCCGACCGCGACGGGCTGCGCAAACGGCACACAACGAGGTCCGGGGAGTTCCTGGCCGGGCCGCTGGACAGCGGGATCGGCGGCTGCGAGTGGCACCGGGTGGTGCTGGACGCGACGGTGCCCGACGGCGGCACCCTGAAAGTCGCCACCGCGACCTCTCCCGGCGTTTGGACCGACGCCCCGTCCGGCCCGGACTTCCTGGTTCTGAGCCCGCCCGGGCAGCGGCTCTGGCTCCGGCTGACCCTGACCGGCGACACCGTGGTGCACGCCGTCCAGGTCTCGTTCCCGCGCGCCACCTCGCTTCGCCACCTCCCGGCCATCTACGCCCAGGACCCGGCCGCGCGGGACTTCCTCGCCCGCTTCCTGGCCATCTTCGACACGATCCGGGACAGCGTGTCCGCACGGCTCGACGACTTCCCGGCGGTGCTGGACCCGCGGGCCACCCCGGCGGAGTTCCTGGACTGGCTGGGCGGCTGGCTCGGCCTGGCCGCCGACCGGCGGATCCCGGATGCCCGTCGCCGGCGGCTGCTGGCCGAGGCGCACCACCTGTTCCACCTGCGCGGCACGCTCGCCGGCGTGACCCGGCAGGTGGAGCTGACCACCGGGATCCGGCCGCGGATCCTGGAACACTTCCGGCTGCGCCGCTGGCTGTACGAGGGTGACCGGCTCGGCGGCACGCTGTGGGGGCCCGCCGTCGCCGGGCGGCTGCAGATCGGCGAGCACTCCCGGATCGGCGACTTCCGGCTGGTCGACACCGGCGAGCCGGATCTCGACCCGTTCGCGGTGCCGGCGCACCGGTTCACCGTGTTCGTCCCGGCCCACGCCGATCGGGACCTGGTCGAGCGGGCCGTGGACACGGCGAGCCCGGCGCACACCGAGGCCGAGATCCGGCTGGTCGCGCCACGGATGCGGGTCGGAATACAGGCCAGCGTCGGGCTGGACACGGTGATCGGCGCCCGGCCGGCCGGGATCGTCCTCGGCGCCCCGGACGCACGGACCGGCACGCTGCTCGGGCCGTCCGAGGACGAACAGAAGCGACCGTCGATGCGGGTCGGCCTGCGGGCCACCGTCGGCGCCACCACACGGATCTGAGGAGGGCGGCCATGCGACAGCGGGACTGCGGGTGTCACCCCGCCACCGCGCCGGCCCGCAACCACTACTTCACCGGCAAGCTGCTGCTGGAGCGGGACTTCCAGGACGAGCAGGCGTACCTGATCGGCCGGGGGCGGCGGCACAACCAGGCGTTGCACGGCTGGGGCGTGGCCTGCGGGCTCAAGGTTCGGCCGCATCCGGAGCCCGGCTGCCGGGACCGGTGGCTGGTGGTGGAGGCGGGCACCGCCATCGACTGCTGCGGGCGGGAGATCCTGGTCTGCCACGAGGAGTACGTCGACCTGCTCGCGCTGCTGCCCGGCGACCTGAGCGCGGGAACACACACGCTGCAACTGTGCGTACGGCACCGGGAGTGCCCGGACGAGCTGATCCCGGCGAGCTGGGACGAGTGCGGGTGCGACGACGGCAGCCAGCCGAACCGGGTGATCGAGTCGTTCGCCTTCGAGGTGATCGTGGATCCGGTGCTGCCGGAGGAGACGCCGCCGGCGTCGTGCGCGGAGCCGCTGGAGCGGCTGCTCGACGAGTGCCCGGGGTGCGCCGGCGGGGACTGCGTGGTGCTCGCGACGATCAGCGACTTCGAGGCCGGGGTGGCGATCGAGGAGGAGGACATCGACAACCGGCTCGGGCGGCGGTTGCTGCCCAGCACCGGCGTGTTGACCGAGGTGATGCTCTGCCTGCTGGAGAACGGTGGTGGAGGGCAGGGACCCAAGGGCGACAAAGGGGACAAGGGCGACCCGGGCCCTGCCGGACCCGCCGGGCCTGCCGGTGCTGCCGGTCCCGCCGGCGCTGACGGTCCTGCGGGTCCCGCCGGGCCTGCCGGTCCCCAGGGAGACAAGGGAGACAAGGGAGACAAGGGCGATCAGGGCATTCCGGGGCCGCCCGGCGCCGGGCGGATCACCGGCGACCTCGTGGTGGTGCCGAT
Above is a genomic segment from Actinoplanes ianthinogenes containing:
- a CDS encoding phage tail protein, with amino-acid sequence MSGEFLLLDGRVGWRPAGPHPDVLADRDGLRKRHTTRSGEFLAGPLDSGIGGCEWHRVVLDATVPDGGTLKVATATSPGVWTDAPSGPDFLVLSPPGQRLWLRLTLTGDTVVHAVQVSFPRATSLRHLPAIYAQDPAARDFLARFLAIFDTIRDSVSARLDDFPAVLDPRATPAEFLDWLGGWLGLAADRRIPDARRRRLLAEAHHLFHLRGTLAGVTRQVELTTGIRPRILEHFRLRRWLYEGDRLGGTLWGPAVAGRLQIGEHSRIGDFRLVDTGEPDLDPFAVPAHRFTVFVPAHADRDLVERAVDTASPAHTEAEIRLVAPRMRVGIQASVGLDTVIGARPAGIVLGAPDARTGTLLGPSEDEQKRPSMRVGLRATVGATTRI